One stretch of Fictibacillus sp. b24 DNA includes these proteins:
- a CDS encoding thiol-disulfide oxidoreductase DCC family protein codes for MENLEGKEAVLLFDGICNLCNTSVQFILKHEKSSVLKFSAIQSEAAQKLLSRYNIDPVHTNSVILIKDGKVHTESEAIFATSQFLKFPFNLVKVLVIVPKPLRNFFYKKVAKNRYRWFGRKDSCMIPTPDLKNRFLQ; via the coding sequence GTGGAGAATTTGGAAGGAAAAGAGGCTGTTCTTCTTTTTGATGGAATATGTAATCTTTGCAACACGAGTGTGCAATTTATTCTCAAACATGAAAAGAGCAGTGTGCTAAAGTTTTCAGCCATACAATCAGAAGCAGCGCAAAAGCTGCTCTCTCGATACAATATAGATCCTGTGCATACCAATTCCGTTATTTTAATAAAGGACGGAAAAGTTCATACAGAATCGGAGGCTATATTCGCCACCTCTCAGTTTTTAAAATTTCCATTTAACCTTGTAAAAGTTCTCGTTATCGTACCAAAGCCCCTTCGGAATTTCTTTTATAAAAAAGTAGCGAAAAATCGCTACAGGTGGTTTGGCAGAAAAGATAGCTGTATGATTCCAACGCCTGACCTAAAAAATAGGTTTTTACAATAG
- a CDS encoding PadR family transcriptional regulator translates to MSNTQMLKGILDGCLLAIIQEGEVYGYELAEKLETYGFQQTSEGTIYPLLIRMQKEELVTTTLKKSTAGPRRKYYSLTKKGEEELEAFIERWSQLSRSVDQILKKKGSGK, encoded by the coding sequence TTGTCGAACACTCAAATGTTAAAAGGGATTCTCGATGGTTGTCTTTTAGCCATTATCCAAGAAGGTGAAGTATATGGCTACGAATTAGCTGAAAAGCTGGAGACTTACGGATTTCAACAAACGAGTGAGGGGACGATCTATCCGCTTTTAATTCGTATGCAGAAAGAAGAACTCGTAACCACAACGTTAAAGAAATCAACGGCAGGACCAAGGCGAAAGTATTATTCACTTACGAAAAAAGGTGAAGAAGAGCTAGAGGCTTTTATTGAAAGATGGAGTCAGTTATCCCGCTCGGTGGATCAAATTTTAAAAAAGAAAGGAAGCGGAAAATGA
- a CDS encoding aspartyl-phosphate phosphatase Spo0E family protein, with product MSRSNALVLTTEIDAIRTTMYEVSKKVNSLADPLLVQLSQILDEKLNKLDQIKDCA from the coding sequence ATGAGCCGAAGCAATGCTCTTGTCTTAACTACAGAGATAGACGCCATTCGCACGACCATGTATGAGGTAAGCAAAAAGGTTAATAGTCTTGCAGATCCGCTTCTTGTTCAGTTAAGTCAGATTTTAGATGAGAAATTAAACAAACTGGATCAAATAAAAGATTGCGCATAG
- a CDS encoding DUF975 family protein: MKNKEIKQQARLQLKGKWGAAALLTLLFASIYYFIPLIIEINLSGGFTAWVNKPESVDGPAVSTFVITLVLLPLYIGYLWTFLSVIRTGEKIKFSSLLQAFSEISMYLRILGTYLVMMVYMFLWTLLLVIPGIIKAFSYSQTYFVLRDHPGIGINAAITQSRKLMDGYKWRFFVLQLSFIGWGILCLLTLGIGFLWLSPYITASYAAFYENLVRQQEEA, encoded by the coding sequence ATGAAAAATAAAGAAATCAAACAACAGGCTCGGTTGCAGCTAAAAGGAAAATGGGGGGCAGCAGCATTATTAACTCTGCTATTTGCTTCGATTTATTACTTCATCCCGTTAATTATTGAAATTAATTTAAGTGGCGGCTTTACCGCATGGGTAAACAAGCCTGAAAGTGTCGATGGACCTGCTGTAAGTACATTTGTCATTACACTCGTTTTACTGCCATTATATATCGGATATTTATGGACCTTTTTATCGGTCATTCGCACTGGTGAAAAGATTAAGTTTTCCAGCCTCCTCCAAGCGTTTTCTGAAATCAGTATGTACTTGAGAATTCTCGGAACGTATTTAGTGATGATGGTGTACATGTTTCTGTGGACACTTCTTCTTGTGATACCAGGAATTATAAAAGCATTCTCGTATTCGCAAACATATTTTGTATTAAGAGACCACCCTGGGATCGGCATTAACGCAGCAATCACACAAAGCCGCAAGCTGATGGACGGGTATAAGTGGAGATTTTTTGTCCTGCAACTAAGCTTCATCGGCTGGGGAATTCTATGTTTACTTACTCTCGGGATCGGATTCCTTTGGCTTTCACCTTACATCACCGCGTCCTATGCTGCTTTTTACGAGAATTTGGTGAGACAGCAAGAAGAGGCGTAA
- a CDS encoding transposase — protein MKIIPRSPRIWYPDAVYHVTTRGNRREPLFYSHLDFHRYLKILSHCVKKHAVELFSYCLMTNHTHLQILCSKSPPGEFMKELNETYAMYFNKKYELTGHVFQGRYGAELIEERSYLLDTSRYIHLNPVAADLVMFPLEYPWSSYRYYVTQSVCPFVDTSTILGLFQDSKTQYRDYVESKISPAVEL, from the coding sequence GTGAAAATTATTCCTAGATCACCCCGCATTTGGTACCCTGATGCTGTTTATCACGTGACGACTCGCGGAAACCGCAGGGAACCTCTATTTTATTCCCATCTCGATTTCCATCGCTACTTAAAGATCTTAAGTCACTGTGTTAAAAAGCACGCTGTCGAGCTCTTCTCTTATTGCCTCATGACAAACCATACGCACCTTCAAATTTTGTGCAGCAAGTCCCCACCTGGAGAATTCATGAAAGAACTAAATGAAACGTATGCCATGTACTTCAACAAAAAATATGAATTAACTGGTCATGTATTTCAAGGACGCTACGGAGCAGAATTGATCGAAGAACGTTCGTACCTTCTAGATACGAGCCGTTACATTCATTTAAACCCTGTGGCCGCAGACCTTGTTATGTTTCCTCTCGAATACCCTTGGAGCAGTTACCGATATTATGTGACCCAGTCGGTATGCCCTTTCGTAGACACCTCAACCATCCTTGGACTTTTTCAAGATTCAAAAACTCAATATCGAGATTACGTAGAAAGTAAGATATCACCAGCAGTTGAGCTGTAA
- a CDS encoding YdcF family protein: MKKLFLALSIIFLVYATAMLIQTTNMDMGLAVFFLLGALFFVIYYRHNMARQLFQTYKKTTVTIIVLCLLFAATLETLILTSANTDPGKVSGKIDSILVLGGGTKNNRPGAVLKGRLDQALAYAENHPNVNFIVSGGLGFGKTTSEGTIMKNYLVENGIEPERIQIEEKATSTYENLLYTKEMIGADHQLLIVTSDFHLFRTKMIAKRVGIEAEGLGSPLRISSVPQAHVREYMAIIKSYFTDR; encoded by the coding sequence ATGAAAAAACTATTTTTAGCACTTAGTATTATTTTTCTCGTGTATGCAACGGCTATGCTCATCCAAACGACCAACATGGACATGGGTCTGGCGGTTTTCTTCCTTTTGGGTGCGCTTTTTTTCGTCATCTATTATCGACACAATATGGCAAGGCAACTTTTTCAAACCTACAAAAAAACAACCGTGACGATTATTGTCCTATGCTTACTTTTTGCTGCCACTCTAGAAACTCTTATTCTGACATCTGCTAACACTGACCCGGGGAAGGTCTCAGGAAAAATAGACTCCATCCTCGTTCTTGGCGGCGGTACAAAAAACAACCGACCTGGTGCTGTTCTTAAAGGAAGGCTAGATCAAGCACTTGCTTATGCCGAGAACCATCCGAATGTTAACTTTATCGTGAGCGGCGGGCTTGGATTCGGAAAAACAACGAGTGAGGGCACGATCATGAAAAACTATTTAGTAGAGAATGGGATTGAGCCTGAACGCATACAGATTGAAGAAAAGGCTACAAGTACGTACGAAAATCTTTTATATACGAAGGAAATGATTGGTGCCGATCATCAATTGTTAATCGTAACGAGTGATTTTCATCTTTTTCGAACAAAGATGATTGCAAAACGTGTTGGAATTGAAGCAGAGGGTCTTGGGTCACCGCTCAGAATCTCATCTGTTCCTCAGGCACACGTACGAGAATATATGGCGATCATAAAGAGTTATTTTACCGACCGTTAA
- a CDS encoding OmpA/MotB family protein, whose product MKARKSYYNDDSQETKEIFWPSFTDMMAMMVLVMVFIAILAYVQSIYNAYDQAQIKRELGQVAEVKKHISDLIQKQLEENVGKDKIIRGPNNTISVEGNILFDTGSAEISAKGKQVLDPLADALAAIIEEKDMSQYLYIILIEGHTDSVPYDNWSLSTQRAVAVVDYLGKANPKLAKKEYAQYLAATGYSEYKPIAEGNSADALQKNRRISFQIILDDDKWQSKLKEIVEQ is encoded by the coding sequence ATGAAGGCGCGTAAATCCTACTACAACGACGACAGCCAAGAAACGAAAGAGATCTTCTGGCCAAGTTTTACCGATATGATGGCGATGATGGTGCTCGTCATGGTCTTTATCGCCATACTTGCCTACGTGCAGAGCATCTACAACGCCTATGACCAGGCACAGATCAAGCGTGAACTCGGTCAGGTGGCAGAGGTAAAGAAACACATCTCTGACCTGATTCAAAAACAGCTCGAAGAAAACGTTGGAAAAGATAAGATCATCCGAGGGCCGAACAATACGATCTCTGTGGAAGGCAACATCCTTTTTGATACAGGAAGTGCCGAGATTTCCGCAAAAGGAAAGCAAGTTCTCGACCCGCTCGCTGACGCACTTGCGGCAATCATCGAGGAAAAAGACATGAGTCAGTACCTTTACATCATTTTAATTGAAGGCCACACCGATTCTGTTCCATACGACAACTGGTCCCTCTCCACCCAGCGTGCGGTGGCGGTCGTTGATTATCTCGGAAAAGCCAATCCAAAGCTTGCGAAAAAAGAGTATGCGCAATACTTGGCGGCAACAGGATACAGCGAATATAAGCCAATTGCAGAAGGAAACTCAGCTGACGCTCTGCAAAAGAACCGCCGCATCTCGTTTCAGATCATATTGGATGACGACAAGTGGCAGAGCAAGCTGAAAGAGATTGTGGAGCAATAA
- a CDS encoding spore coat protein, with protein sequence MQTGQVPAQLNHGGHEMFDVHEMLSGIVSTLNLYTMCRGHVQDPELKTMLNSHYQHISREYNACVQAFQTGTNPAHKTESYMMKQDNDFVYGLKPAQPKKPIQGVTELNDESVSSLILGTLKSNASLRAMATLEVTNPVMRRVLADGIPNWIEMAYELSIWQNKHHYYQVPQLNQQDMTSMLNAYAPSQQTQPPLQ encoded by the coding sequence ATGCAGACTGGTCAAGTACCTGCTCAGCTCAATCATGGCGGTCACGAGATGTTTGATGTTCATGAAATGCTGAGTGGCATAGTTTCTACATTAAATCTATACACGATGTGCCGTGGCCACGTGCAGGATCCCGAATTGAAAACAATGCTGAACAGCCATTATCAGCATATTTCAAGAGAATACAATGCTTGTGTGCAGGCTTTTCAAACAGGAACAAATCCAGCTCACAAAACAGAGTCTTATATGATGAAGCAAGACAATGACTTTGTATACGGATTAAAACCAGCGCAGCCTAAAAAACCAATTCAAGGTGTGACCGAATTAAATGATGAGTCTGTTTCATCCCTCATCCTAGGAACATTAAAGTCCAATGCATCGTTACGAGCGATGGCGACCTTAGAAGTTACCAATCCGGTGATGAGACGTGTTTTAGCAGACGGAATCCCGAACTGGATAGAGATGGCTTATGAGCTGTCAATTTGGCAAAATAAGCATCATTATTATCAAGTTCCACAGCTCAACCAACAGGATATGACGAGCATGCTGAACGCTTATGCCCCATCACAACAGACACAACCACCGCTTCAATAA
- a CDS encoding RNA polymerase sigma factor, which produces MMKQKKWIKLIQKKSDENAANELIAHYYPSIYAYVYKQTLNKELSMDVTQEIFISMLQSIQHFDDKKASFKTWLYRIATYKVVDYFRSRNYTYDQSTDSIEFVEVVASSDFTIELEYKEDIQRVTDLLNAFHVKDQQILRLKLFAEHTFSEIASTLDIPESSIKTKYYSALKKIKQRMEAE; this is translated from the coding sequence ATGATGAAACAGAAAAAATGGATCAAGCTAATCCAGAAAAAATCAGATGAAAACGCTGCGAACGAACTGATCGCACATTACTACCCGTCTATTTATGCGTACGTTTATAAGCAGACGCTGAATAAAGAACTGTCGATGGACGTAACGCAAGAAATCTTTATTAGCATGCTGCAGTCCATTCAGCATTTCGATGACAAGAAAGCATCCTTTAAAACATGGCTGTACCGAATCGCAACGTATAAGGTGGTCGATTATTTCAGGTCCAGGAACTATACATATGATCAGTCCACAGACTCTATAGAGTTTGTTGAAGTTGTTGCATCTTCTGACTTTACGATTGAACTGGAATATAAAGAAGACATCCAAAGAGTTACTGACCTGTTAAACGCTTTTCATGTAAAAGATCAGCAAATCCTGAGGCTAAAATTATTCGCCGAGCATACGTTTTCTGAGATCGCCAGCACACTTGATATTCCTGAATCATCCATTAAGACTAAGTATTATTCTGCATTAAAAAAGATCAAGCAGCGAATGGAGGCTGAGTAA
- a CDS encoding ABC transporter ATP-binding protein yields MLVVEDVTKNFGKFNALKNINIEFHNGVYGLLAPNGAGKTTLIKMLTTLLFPTSGTIRYEGNDIIKMDERYRDLIGYLPQEFGYYKNYTPTAYLLYLAALKGIDRKTAVSRVEELLKTVALDHVATKKMKKFSGGMIQRVGIAQAMLNDPKILILDEPTAGLDPKERVRFRNLLTNLARDRIVILSTHIVSDVESIANEIIMIKNQEVLYKDSVSNICRKIEGLVYETEVHYEDTDRFRSTYLTLSEKQEAGSMHMRFLTTDTAKPEWRSVHPNLEDVFLYIYQDEATAQGSFND; encoded by the coding sequence ATGTTAGTCGTTGAAGACGTTACAAAGAATTTCGGAAAGTTTAATGCATTAAAAAATATAAATATAGAGTTTCATAACGGTGTGTACGGCTTGCTGGCACCAAACGGAGCTGGCAAAACGACGTTGATCAAAATGCTCACGACTCTCCTGTTTCCAACGAGCGGCACAATACGATACGAAGGAAACGACATCATTAAGATGGATGAAAGATACCGCGATCTCATTGGCTATCTGCCTCAAGAGTTCGGCTATTACAAAAACTATACTCCTACTGCCTATCTTCTATATCTGGCCGCGTTAAAAGGAATCGATCGAAAAACTGCTGTTTCCCGTGTTGAAGAGCTGCTTAAAACGGTGGCTCTCGATCATGTGGCGACAAAAAAGATGAAGAAGTTTTCAGGCGGCATGATTCAGCGTGTCGGTATCGCGCAAGCCATGTTAAACGATCCGAAGATTCTTATTTTAGACGAACCAACAGCTGGCCTCGACCCGAAAGAAAGAGTTCGTTTTCGCAACCTGCTTACAAATCTCGCTCGCGACCGAATCGTCATTTTATCCACGCACATCGTGTCTGATGTAGAGTCGATCGCAAACGAAATTATCATGATTAAAAACCAAGAAGTGTTATACAAAGATAGCGTTTCTAACATCTGCCGCAAAATTGAAGGCTTGGTTTATGAGACAGAAGTTCATTACGAAGATACTGATCGATTCCGTTCCACATACCTTACTCTTTCTGAAAAACAAGAAGCAGGCAGCATGCACATGAGGTTTTTGACGACAGACACAGCAAAACCAGAGTGGCGATCGGTTCACCCGAACTTAGAAGATGTATTTTTGTACATCTATCAAGATGAGGCAACAGCTCAAGGCAGTTTCAATGATTAA
- a CDS encoding YhdT family protein → MKKRIDWRYRVSNKEAIMGTVLAILNFIWWYAFAYGLGGRPVKEYTYILGFPAWFFYSCIVGFVVFTVLVYIMVKFFFKEVPFDTEDSEPKEEGDVR, encoded by the coding sequence ATGAAAAAGCGTATCGACTGGCGATACAGAGTATCAAATAAAGAAGCCATTATGGGTACTGTGCTCGCTATCTTAAACTTTATCTGGTGGTATGCGTTTGCTTACGGTCTAGGTGGACGCCCTGTTAAAGAATACACATACATACTCGGATTTCCTGCATGGTTTTTTTACAGTTGTATTGTAGGATTTGTAGTTTTTACTGTTTTGGTATATATCATGGTGAAGTTCTTTTTCAAAGAAGTTCCGTTTGATACAGAAGATTCAGAGCCAAAAGAGGAGGGCGATGTTCGATGA
- a CDS encoding ABC transporter permease subunit, which translates to MRQQLKAVSMIKRLEFKKIVTSPIIIGLFVLFTLFNFYLIYEQSPMREDMSLLHPIVKEQGTLMDADGGSSLQSSYEKNLRDWNKLAKSKTGDTYAKASDFYKPEHFYALMDSKMYSDKELETVNTLALKETYVTSIEEIEGKYKNLDVMDNAEEGIRMYGLSGSAADTVRAHYASLKPRVEKLIQNKEHLHLFFHGKIFATHSFLFKTLFGFVIFQAMILVVLFTGFIVNYEFEQKTSLLAYSTKRGRKLVWDKLIVALFSSTVATLLLLCTTLFVYFSVFDYQGLWNVPISTGFLIELNNIPFISWWNLTFLEYLLLSCTLVVICQVIFALITFCLSMWIRNSYVVFTVFGVIFGAGLLLPSRMPKDSVILLYSHFSPFVLVMNVKKWWMESGVFTTFKYYEVITVSSWSAALMLLAWFCISRFSRENL; encoded by the coding sequence ATGAGGCAACAGCTCAAGGCAGTTTCAATGATTAAACGGCTCGAATTCAAAAAAATCGTTACTTCGCCTATCATTATCGGCCTGTTCGTTCTGTTCACGCTCTTTAACTTCTATCTAATATATGAGCAATCACCGATGCGCGAAGACATGAGCCTGCTTCATCCCATCGTAAAAGAACAAGGAACACTAATGGATGCAGACGGCGGGAGTAGTTTGCAATCGTCTTACGAAAAAAACTTAAGGGACTGGAACAAACTCGCTAAAAGCAAAACCGGGGACACTTACGCCAAAGCTTCAGACTTTTATAAACCTGAGCACTTTTATGCGTTGATGGACTCTAAAATGTACAGCGACAAAGAGCTCGAAACGGTAAATACCTTAGCCTTAAAAGAAACATATGTGACATCCATTGAAGAGATTGAAGGTAAGTACAAAAACTTAGATGTTATGGACAACGCTGAAGAAGGAATCCGGATGTACGGATTGAGCGGTTCTGCAGCTGATACCGTTCGCGCTCATTATGCCTCATTAAAGCCGCGAGTAGAGAAATTAATTCAAAATAAGGAGCACCTGCATCTCTTTTTTCACGGAAAGATCTTTGCTACACATTCTTTCCTTTTCAAAACGCTGTTTGGGTTTGTCATCTTTCAGGCCATGATTTTGGTCGTCCTGTTCACTGGGTTTATCGTCAATTATGAATTTGAGCAAAAAACGTCATTATTGGCGTATTCAACGAAACGAGGAAGAAAGTTAGTGTGGGATAAGCTAATTGTGGCGCTTTTTTCATCCACCGTTGCGACTTTGCTTTTGCTCTGCACCACCCTGTTCGTTTATTTTTCCGTATTTGATTATCAGGGTCTTTGGAACGTTCCGATCAGCACAGGCTTTTTGATTGAATTGAACAACATTCCATTCATTAGCTGGTGGAACTTAACGTTTTTAGAGTATCTGCTTCTATCTTGCACCTTAGTTGTGATCTGCCAAGTGATTTTCGCTTTAATCACGTTTTGTCTCTCCATGTGGATCAGAAACAGCTATGTGGTTTTCACGGTTTTCGGTGTTATCTTCGGTGCTGGTCTTCTCCTGCCAAGTAGAATGCCAAAAGATAGCGTGATACTTCTTTATTCACACTTTTCACCATTTGTGCTTGTGATGAACGTGAAGAAATGGTGGATGGAAAGCGGTGTTTTTACAACATTCAAATATTATGAAGTCATTACGGTGTCCTCTTGGTCAGCCGCTTTAATGCTTCTGGCTTGGTTTTGTATCAGCCGTTTCTCACGAGAAAATTTATAG
- the panF gene encoding sodium/pantothenate symporter → MNWDVILPLAFFLILVFLVGIYTSRHIKSGPSFLQDYFLAGRELGGFVLAMTMVATYGSASSFIGGPGAAYQLGLGWVLLAMAQLVTGYFTLAVLGKKFAIVARKINAVTLIDFLKARYESKWVVILSALSIVIFLFSAMAAQWVGGGRLIESFTGLSYTTALFIFSGSVLVYVIAGGFRAVVITDAIQGVVMVIGTVIILAGTIIAGGGIENIMGELRAENPNLISPFGSDQSLTPLYVSSFWILVGVGVVGLPQISVRAMSYRNAKAMHRAMIIGTFVVGFIMLGMHLAGVFGRVVLPGIEVPDKVMPLLALEVLPGWLAGIVLAAPLAAVMSTVDSVLLLVSSAIIKDVYINYIKPDAEEQFVKKLSFGITAVVGLSVFAMAIHPPDLLIWLNLFAFGGLEAAFIWPIVMGLYWKRGNANGAIASILVGVGSYMYLHLNYPNLWGMHTVVMPIVLSFFAYIVGSFTKGDRPQTNTF, encoded by the coding sequence ATGAACTGGGATGTGATCCTTCCTTTAGCGTTCTTTTTGATCCTTGTTTTTCTAGTTGGTATTTACACCTCCCGTCATATAAAAAGTGGACCTTCTTTTTTACAAGATTATTTTTTAGCAGGCAGAGAACTTGGCGGCTTTGTGCTCGCTATGACGATGGTTGCCACTTATGGCAGTGCTTCAAGCTTTATTGGAGGTCCCGGTGCTGCTTATCAATTAGGGCTTGGCTGGGTATTGCTCGCTATGGCGCAGCTTGTGACAGGTTATTTTACACTAGCCGTCCTCGGAAAAAAGTTTGCGATAGTGGCTCGTAAGATTAACGCAGTTACGCTTATTGATTTTCTAAAAGCGCGTTATGAAAGCAAGTGGGTCGTCATATTGTCAGCGTTAAGCATTGTTATCTTCTTGTTTTCAGCGATGGCTGCCCAATGGGTGGGCGGAGGAAGGCTAATCGAGTCGTTCACCGGGTTATCCTATACAACAGCCCTATTTATCTTTTCGGGTTCTGTCCTCGTTTATGTTATTGCAGGTGGATTTCGAGCTGTCGTGATTACAGATGCGATCCAAGGCGTTGTCATGGTGATCGGGACGGTCATCATACTAGCAGGAACGATTATAGCAGGTGGCGGAATAGAGAACATTATGGGGGAATTAAGAGCGGAAAACCCAAATCTCATTTCGCCGTTCGGCTCGGATCAATCCCTTACACCTCTTTATGTTTCGTCATTTTGGATTTTGGTTGGTGTGGGTGTCGTAGGATTGCCGCAGATTTCGGTTAGAGCGATGAGCTACCGAAACGCAAAAGCCATGCATAGAGCGATGATCATCGGAACGTTCGTTGTAGGGTTTATCATGCTTGGCATGCATTTAGCGGGTGTGTTTGGAAGAGTAGTCCTCCCAGGGATCGAGGTTCCGGATAAAGTAATGCCTCTATTGGCACTCGAGGTACTGCCAGGGTGGTTGGCAGGTATTGTCTTAGCTGCGCCGCTTGCTGCTGTTATGTCAACGGTTGACTCTGTGCTACTGCTCGTCAGCTCAGCAATTATAAAGGATGTTTATATCAATTACATCAAGCCAGATGCAGAAGAGCAATTTGTAAAAAAACTAAGCTTCGGAATCACAGCTGTAGTCGGGTTAAGTGTGTTCGCGATGGCCATTCATCCGCCAGACTTGCTGATCTGGCTCAATCTCTTCGCATTCGGTGGATTAGAAGCAGCCTTCATTTGGCCAATTGTTATGGGGCTGTATTGGAAAAGAGGAAATGCCAACGGAGCGATCGCATCTATACTCGTTGGAGTAGGTTCTTATATGTATTTGCACCTGAACTACCCGAACCTATGGGGCATGCATACGGTTGTAATGCCAATCGTGCTATCCTTCTTTGCCTACATTGTGGGGAGTTTCACAAAGGGGGACAGACCCCAGACAAATACATTCTAA
- a CDS encoding nucleoside hydrolase, whose product MGQKVLFFGDAGIDDAVALTYAYLSEEIDIVGVVADYGNVSREQTIANVQYLAKVFNFPSEVKIIGGAEVPMTGEQPIFYPEVHGVYGLGPIEPETNSGVIENFFEIVNIIEEYQGELIIVNAGRLTSLATMFILYQSLMKKVKAYYIMGGAFWVPGNVTAVSEANFHADPIAVRIVLQYAENVTIIPLNVTDRALVTPEMVNYIDYKGKAPIIKPVLDFYYNFYKSRNPGIVGSPVHDAITLLASIREDMFTYRTLPVHIVLQDGDTARGQSIADVRPYIQFGEQEKKHRIAFDFDYNYFFRDFMSVMTGETFR is encoded by the coding sequence ATGGGACAAAAAGTGTTGTTCTTTGGTGATGCTGGGATTGATGATGCAGTCGCCTTAACATATGCCTATTTGAGCGAGGAAATAGATATCGTAGGGGTTGTTGCGGACTATGGGAATGTGTCCAGAGAGCAGACGATTGCGAACGTACAATATCTTGCGAAAGTATTCAACTTCCCAAGTGAAGTGAAAATAATCGGCGGAGCAGAAGTTCCTATGACAGGGGAACAGCCCATTTTTTATCCTGAAGTTCACGGAGTTTATGGATTAGGACCGATAGAGCCCGAAACGAATAGCGGAGTGATCGAAAATTTCTTTGAGATTGTGAACATCATCGAAGAATATCAAGGTGAGCTTATCATTGTAAATGCCGGCAGACTTACTTCACTCGCAACGATGTTTATTTTGTATCAATCGCTTATGAAAAAAGTAAAAGCCTATTACATAATGGGCGGAGCTTTTTGGGTTCCTGGCAACGTGACGGCAGTGTCAGAAGCAAACTTTCACGCCGATCCCATCGCAGTAAGGATAGTTCTGCAATATGCGGAAAACGTAACGATCATTCCCTTGAACGTAACAGACAGGGCGCTTGTTACCCCAGAAATGGTCAACTATATTGATTACAAAGGTAAAGCACCGATCATCAAACCGGTGCTGGATTTTTATTATAATTTTTATAAAAGCCGCAATCCAGGGATAGTAGGAAGTCCGGTTCACGATGCAATCACCTTACTCGCGAGCATAAGGGAAGATATGTTTACGTATAGAACGCTCCCTGTACATATTGTGCTGCAAGACGGTGACACAGCGAGAGGTCAGAGTATTGCAGATGTCAGGCCGTATATTCAATTTGGCGAACAAGAAAAAAAACATCGCATCGCGTTTGATTTCGATTATAACTACTTTTTCAGAGATTTTATGAGCGTGATGACGGGTGAAACGTTTAGATGA
- a CDS encoding HAAS domain-containing protein: MESVIPLGGSNFKKERKRKMNAPKHTLTAESQDFLDNLRLYLFSSGKKDDEINEIVEELEDHLMEAEKRGKSVQHIVGSSPKVYMEQLSEEMSFDFKWLSYFPVIVLGVFAYVLLGDAIRGGVQYSLLQVIGYPVACLLLTLLYLKTFKFLASRELSKVKNGVIFFLLGSLPIAFFLGLLLANKAYKTPSVIDLGTTGNIVATILAAGIFIGIALWSKTWFTIVIPLMLFVPEFLIGLTSLEKETKGIMTLSIMVVVFATYFAFTVKKSKETL, encoded by the coding sequence ATGGAGTCAGTTATCCCGCTCGGTGGATCAAATTTTAAAAAAGAAAGGAAGCGGAAAATGAATGCGCCAAAACATACGTTAACGGCAGAAAGTCAGGATTTTTTAGATAACTTAAGACTTTATTTATTCTCAAGTGGAAAAAAGGACGATGAGATAAATGAAATCGTAGAAGAATTAGAAGATCATCTGATGGAAGCGGAAAAGCGCGGCAAATCCGTTCAGCATATTGTCGGAAGCTCGCCAAAAGTATACATGGAGCAGCTATCAGAGGAGATGTCGTTTGACTTTAAATGGTTATCGTATTTTCCGGTGATCGTACTAGGGGTCTTTGCTTATGTGCTGTTAGGAGATGCCATCAGAGGCGGAGTGCAATATTCGCTTCTTCAAGTCATCGGATATCCTGTGGCATGCTTGCTTCTAACTCTGTTATATTTGAAAACCTTCAAGTTCTTAGCTAGCCGAGAGCTTTCTAAAGTAAAAAACGGCGTAATCTTTTTCTTGTTAGGAAGTTTACCGATCGCATTCTTTTTAGGGCTTTTACTGGCAAACAAAGCATACAAAACGCCATCAGTAATTGACCTAGGAACAACAGGAAATATAGTGGCAACAATACTTGCAGCTGGAATCTTTATCGGAATCGCTTTATGGAGCAAAACGTGGTTCACAATTGTCATACCTCTCATGTTGTTTGTGCCTGAATTTTTGATTGGCCTGACTTCACTTGAAAAAGAAACGAAGGGAATCATGACGTTATCGATTATGGTTGTGGTGTTCGCAACCTACTTCGCTTTCACAGTAAAAAAATCCAAGGAAACTTTATGA